From Streptomyces sp. NBC_00690, a single genomic window includes:
- a CDS encoding chaplin, producing the protein MKTAKKVAVVLATAGMAAGAAAGSAFADSSAHGAAVGSPGVLSGNLIQVPVNVPVNVVGNTINVIGLLNPAFGNTGVNA; encoded by the coding sequence ATGAAGACTGCCAAGAAGGTCGCCGTGGTCCTGGCCACTGCCGGTATGGCCGCTGGTGCCGCCGCGGGCTCCGCGTTCGCGGACAGCTCGGCCCACGGTGCCGCCGTCGGTTCCCCGGGTGTCCTCTCCGGCAACCTGATCCAGGTCCCGGTGAATGTGCCGGTGAACGTCGTTGGCAACACGATCAACGTGATCGGCCTGCTGAACCCGGCGTTCGGCAACACCGGTGTGAACGCCTGA